A window of the Streptococcus sp. 116-D4 genome harbors these coding sequences:
- a CDS encoding replication-associated recombination protein A — protein sequence MPDNLALRMRPKTIDQVIGQEHLVGPGKIIRRMVEANRLSSMILYGPPGIGKTSIASAIAGTTKYAFRTFNATVDSKKRLQEIAEEAKFSGGLVLLLDEIHRLDKTKQDFLLPLLESGLVIMIGATTENPFFSVTPAIRSRVQIFELEPLSNQDVKGAIQIALTDSERGFDFPVKLDEDALDFIATSTNGDLRSAFNSLDLAVLSTPENDKGIRHITLDIMENSLQRSYITMDKDGDGHYDVLSALQKSIRGSDVDASLHYAARLIEAGDLPSLARRLTVIAYEDIGLANPEAQIHTVTALDAAQRIGFPEARILIANVVIDLALSPKSNSAYVAMDKALSDLKTSGHLPIPRHLRDGHYSGSKELGNSQDYLYPHNYPGNWVKQDYLPEKIRNQHYFQAEDTGKYERALAQRKEAIDRLRKI from the coding sequence ATGCCAGACAATCTCGCGCTTCGCATGCGCCCTAAAACTATCGACCAGGTCATCGGTCAGGAACATCTGGTCGGACCTGGAAAAATCATTCGCCGCATGGTAGAAGCCAACCGCCTGTCCTCCATGATTCTCTATGGACCTCCGGGAATCGGCAAAACCAGTATTGCCTCAGCCATCGCAGGGACGACCAAGTACGCCTTTCGAACTTTCAATGCGACAGTTGATAGTAAAAAACGACTGCAAGAAATCGCTGAAGAAGCTAAATTCTCAGGTGGCCTTGTACTGCTACTAGACGAGATTCATCGTCTTGATAAGACTAAACAAGACTTCCTCTTGCCTCTCTTAGAAAGCGGACTGGTCATCATGATTGGGGCGACGACTGAAAATCCTTTCTTTTCTGTCACTCCAGCCATCCGTAGCCGTGTTCAGATTTTTGAGTTGGAACCCTTGTCTAACCAGGATGTCAAAGGAGCCATTCAAATAGCCCTGACTGACTCTGAGCGTGGTTTTGATTTTCCAGTAAAACTAGATGAGGATGCGCTGGATTTCATTGCGACCTCTACAAACGGAGACCTTCGCTCTGCCTTTAACTCACTGGACTTGGCTGTTCTCTCTACTCCTGAGAATGATAAGGGCATCCGTCATATCACTCTAGACATCATGGAAAATAGTCTTCAGAGAAGCTACATCACTATGGACAAGGATGGAGACGGTCACTATGATGTTCTATCTGCCCTGCAAAAGTCTATCCGTGGCTCAGATGTTGATGCCAGTCTTCACTATGCTGCCCGTTTGATCGAGGCTGGTGATTTGCCAAGTCTCGCTCGCCGTTTGACTGTTATCGCTTATGAAGATATCGGTTTGGCCAATCCCGAGGCCCAGATTCACACCGTAACAGCTCTAGATGCTGCACAAAGGATTGGTTTCCCAGAAGCCCGCATTCTCATTGCCAATGTCGTGATTGATTTGGCCCTTTCTCCAAAATCCAACTCTGCCTATGTGGCTATGGACAAGGCACTTTCCGACCTCAAAACATCAGGGCACTTGCCTATTCCGCGACACCTGCGTGATGGTCACTACAGTGGAAGCAAGGAACTGGGCAACTCCCAAGACTATCTCTATCCACACAACTATCCTGGAAATTGGGTCAAGCAAGACTATCTACCAGAAAAAATTCGTAATCAGCACTATTTCCAAGCAGAAGATACTGGTAAATATGAACGAGCTTTGGCTCAAAGAAAGGAAGCCATCGACCGTTTGCGAAAAATCTGA
- a CDS encoding DUF3013 family protein: MATYGFLDVLQEELDKNFPFDYEISWDKRNHAVEVSFLLEAQNAAGVEMVDEDGEVSSDDILFEEAVLFYNPAKSTVNEEDYLTVIPYLPKKGFSREFLAYFALFLKDTAEVGLDALMDFLEDPEAEEFIMEWNQEVFEEGKVGLEEGEFYPYPRY; the protein is encoded by the coding sequence ATGGCAACATATGGATTTTTAGATGTTTTACAAGAAGAGTTGGACAAGAACTTTCCTTTTGATTATGAGATTAGTTGGGACAAGCGTAATCATGCGGTTGAAGTGAGTTTTCTATTAGAGGCACAAAATGCTGCTGGAGTGGAGATGGTGGATGAAGATGGAGAGGTTTCATCAGATGACATTCTCTTTGAAGAAGCAGTGCTTTTTTACAATCCTGCCAAATCAACAGTCAATGAGGAAGACTATTTGACGGTCATTCCTTACTTGCCTAAAAAAGGATTTTCTCGCGAATTTTTAGCTTATTTTGCTCTTTTCCTTAAAGATACTGCCGAGGTTGGACTAGATGCCCTCATGGACTTTTTGGAAGACCCAGAAGCAGAAGAATTTATCATGGAATGGAACCAAGAAGTCTTTGAAGAAGGAAAAGTAGGCTTGGAAGAGGGAGAGTTTTATCCTTATCCGAGATACTAG
- a CDS encoding NUDIX hydrolase, whose amino-acid sequence MEIEISDFQGCKIALICGDKVLTILRDDKDDIPCPNMWELPGGGREGDESPFECVAREVYEELGIHLTEDCLLWSKVYPSMLYEGRQSVFMVGQLRQEQFDNITFGDEGQGYKLMPIEEFLKSKQAVPQLQGRLRDYLEEVR is encoded by the coding sequence ATGGAAATAGAGATTTCTGATTTCCAAGGTTGCAAGATTGCCTTGATTTGTGGGGATAAGGTCTTGACTATCTTACGTGATGATAAGGACGATATCCCTTGTCCCAACATGTGGGAGTTGCCAGGTGGTGGCCGTGAAGGGGATGAAAGTCCTTTTGAGTGCGTGGCTCGTGAAGTTTATGAAGAACTGGGAATTCATTTGACTGAGGATTGTCTGCTTTGGAGTAAGGTTTATCCAAGTATGCTCTATGAAGGTCGGCAGTCTGTCTTTATGGTTGGTCAGCTAAGACAAGAACAATTTGACAATATTACCTTTGGAGATGAAGGACAGGGCTATAAACTGATGCCTATTGAGGAGTTTTTGAAGTCTAAACAGGCAGTGCCTCAGCTACAGGGGAGATTGAGGGATTATTTGGAGGAAGTAAGGTAG
- a CDS encoding GIY-YIG nuclease family protein encodes MPNRSKNINMFLIDGEVTGIIKCTLSNWTGVIYKIPRIQLADLKSRDEMNQSGIYFLFGRDEDKQKDVTYIGQATNRKNGEGVLLRIQEHTRDNHADYFNDVIILTTQNNSFGPTEISYLENKFTQLAKDAGRFIVKNGNEPNSGNVTEEKQSELDEVVENTLMIVGTLGYRVFVPMTKKTGQNVSDDNLTYLYLKRKTKKSNRTIEAICEHTSEGFVVLEGSQVDVVDSSAIPASLKELRKELIKTNMIKDGILQEKQLFSSPSYAAAFVLGMNTNGRTDWKNKDGKTLKELEEMEG; translated from the coding sequence ATGCCAAATCGTAGTAAGAATATCAATATGTTTCTCATAGATGGAGAAGTTACTGGGATAATTAAATGTACCTTGTCAAATTGGACAGGAGTGATTTATAAAATTCCTCGAATTCAATTGGCAGATTTAAAATCTCGTGATGAAATGAATCAAAGCGGCATTTATTTCCTATTTGGTCGTGATGAGGATAAGCAAAAGGATGTTACCTACATTGGGCAGGCAACGAATCGCAAAAACGGTGAAGGTGTCCTTTTACGTATTCAGGAACATACTCGTGACAACCATGCAGATTATTTTAATGATGTCATTATTTTGACGACGCAGAATAACTCCTTTGGACCCACGGAAATTAGTTACTTGGAAAATAAATTTACACAGCTGGCAAAGGACGCGGGGCGCTTCATTGTAAAAAATGGGAATGAGCCCAATTCTGGGAATGTAACAGAAGAAAAGCAGTCAGAGTTAGATGAGGTTGTGGAAAACACTTTGATGATTGTAGGGACCTTAGGGTACCGAGTGTTTGTTCCTATGACCAAGAAAACAGGTCAGAATGTTTCTGATGATAATTTAACTTATCTCTATCTAAAGCGAAAAACCAAGAAATCAAATAGAACGATCGAAGCAATCTGTGAACATACTTCAGAAGGGTTTGTTGTTTTAGAAGGAAGTCAAGTGGATGTGGTTGATTCATCCGCGATACCAGCAAGCTTAAAGGAATTGCGTAAAGAGTTAATCAAAACAAATATGATTAAAGATGGTATTTTACAAGAAAAACAACTGTTCTCCAGTCCATCTTATGCAGCTGCTTTTGTATTAGGAATGAATACGAATGGACGAACTGACTGGAAGAACAAGGATGGTAAAACACTAAAAGAATTAGAAGAAATGGAGGGTTAA
- the prmA gene encoding 50S ribosomal protein L11 methyltransferase — METWQELKVTVKREGEELVSNLLIELGAQGVAIEDSMDYVGNVDRFGEIFPEVEQQEEIVVTAYYPDTVDVATVESDLQARLAELTDFMDLGDVKIGTTALAEEDWADNWKKYYEPARITHDLTIVPSWTDYEATAGEKIIKLDPGMAFGTGTHPTTKMSLFALEQVLRGGETVIDVGTGSGVLSIASSLLGAKEIFAYDLDDVAVRVAQENIELNPGMENIHVAAGDLLKGVEIEADVIVANILADILVHLTEDAYRLVKDEGYLIMSGIIKDKWDMVRESAESAGFFLETHMVQGEWNACVFKKTKDISGVIGG; from the coding sequence ATGGAAACATGGCAAGAGTTAAAAGTGACAGTGAAGCGTGAGGGAGAGGAATTAGTTTCCAATCTCTTGATTGAGCTGGGTGCCCAAGGTGTTGCAATCGAAGACAGTATGGATTATGTGGGAAATGTGGATCGCTTTGGCGAGATTTTCCCAGAGGTCGAGCAGCAAGAAGAAATCGTTGTGACAGCCTACTACCCTGATACGGTTGATGTAGCAACGGTTGAGTCAGATTTGCAGGCTCGTCTCGCGGAACTAACTGATTTTATGGATTTGGGAGATGTCAAGATTGGGACGACTGCCTTGGCTGAGGAAGACTGGGCAGACAACTGGAAGAAATACTATGAACCCGCTCGCATCACTCATGACCTGACCATCGTACCGTCATGGACAGACTATGAGGCGACAGCGGGAGAAAAAATTATCAAGCTGGACCCTGGCATGGCCTTTGGAACGGGAACGCACCCAACAACCAAGATGAGTCTCTTTGCCTTGGAGCAAGTTCTTCGTGGTGGCGAAACAGTGATAGATGTAGGAACTGGTTCAGGGGTTCTATCTATTGCAAGCTCACTCCTAGGTGCCAAGGAGATTTTCGCCTATGACCTGGATGATGTGGCGGTTCGTGTCGCTCAGGAAAATATTGAGCTCAATCCTGGTATGGAAAATATCCATGTAGCTGCTGGAGATTTGCTTAAGGGTGTGGAGATTGAGGCAGATGTCATCGTGGCTAATATCTTGGCGGATATCCTCGTTCATCTGACGGAGGATGCCTATCGCTTGGTCAAGGATGAAGGCTACCTCATCATGAGTGGGATTATCAAGGACAAGTGGGATATGGTGCGCGAGTCGGCTGAGTCAGCTGGATTTTTCCTCGAAACTCACATGGTTCAAGGGGAATGGAATGCCTGTGTATTTAAGAAGACCAAGGATATTTCAGGTGTGATTGGAGGCTAG
- a CDS encoding 16S rRNA (uracil(1498)-N(3))-methyltransferase: MQQYFVKGSAISPVIIEDKETSKHMFQVMRLKEDDEVTLVFDDGIKRLARVLDVEARQFELVEELDDNVELPVQVTISSGFPKGDKLEFITQKVTELGANQIWAFPADWSVAKWDGKKLGKKVEKLEKIALGAAEQSKRNIVPGIQLFEKKVDFLAQFDQFDSIIVAYEESAKEGEAAALLQAVSGLEKGAKLLFIFGPEGGLSPAEIESFEAKGAVLAGLGPRILRAETAPLYALSALSVLLELEK, from the coding sequence ATGCAGCAGTATTTTGTCAAAGGCAGTGCAATCTCTCCTGTCATTATCGAGGACAAGGAAACCAGTAAGCACATGTTTCAGGTTATGCGCTTGAAAGAAGATGATGAGGTTACTTTGGTCTTTGATGATGGAATTAAGCGCTTGGCGCGTGTGCTAGATGTGGAAGCTCGTCAGTTTGAATTGGTAGAAGAACTAGATGATAATGTGGAACTGCCAGTCCAGGTGACCATCTCCTCGGGCTTTCCCAAGGGGGACAAGCTGGAGTTTATCACTCAAAAAGTGACAGAACTAGGTGCCAATCAGATTTGGGCCTTCCCTGCTGATTGGTCGGTCGCCAAGTGGGATGGTAAGAAATTGGGCAAAAAGGTTGAGAAACTAGAAAAAATCGCCCTTGGAGCAGCAGAGCAAAGCAAGCGTAATATCGTTCCAGGTATCCAGCTTTTTGAGAAGAAAGTAGATTTTCTAGCTCAGTTTGACCAGTTTGACTCTATCATAGTGGCCTATGAAGAATCAGCCAAAGAGGGAGAAGCTGCTGCGCTCTTACAAGCGGTTTCTGGTCTTGAAAAAGGAGCCAAACTGCTCTTTATCTTTGGTCCAGAAGGTGGACTGTCACCTGCAGAAATTGAGAGTTTTGAAGCTAAGGGAGCAGTCTTGGCAGGACTTGGTCCTCGCATCTTGCGAGCAGAAACAGCACCGCTTTATGCCTTATCAGCCCTTAGTGTTTTATTAGAATTAGAGAAATAA
- the pepF gene encoding oligoendopeptidase F → MEQKRRSEFPEKELWDLTALYQDREDFLRAIEKAREDINQFSRDYKGNLHTFEDFEKAFAELEQIYIQMSHIGNYGFMPQTTDYSNEEFANIAQAGMEFETDASVALTFFDDALVEADEEVLDCLGKLPHLTAAIRQAKIKKAHYLGADVEKALTNLGEVFYSPQDIYTKMRAGDFEMADFEAHGKTYKNSFVTYENFYQNHEDAEVREKSFRSFSEGLRKHQNTAAAAYLAQVKSEKLLADMKGYDSVFDYLLAEQEVDRAMFDRQIDLIMKDFAPVAQRYLKHVAKVNGLEKMTFADWKLDLDSALNPEVTIDDAYDLVMKSVEPLGKEYCQEVARYQEERWVDFAANSGKDSGGYAADPYRVHPYVLMSWTGRLSDVYTLIHEIGHSGQFIFSDNHQSYFNAHMSTYYVEAPSTFNELLLSDYLEQQSDDPRQKRFALAHRLTDTYFHNYITHLLEAAFQRKVYTLIEEGKTFGASKLNSIMKEVLTDFWGDAIEIDDDAALTWMRQAHYYMGLYSYTYSAGLVISTAGYLHLKHSETGAEDWLNLLKSGGSKTPLESVMIIGADISTDKPLRDTIQFLSDTVDQIIAYSVELGE, encoded by the coding sequence ATGGAACAAAAACGTCGTTCAGAATTTCCAGAAAAGGAACTTTGGGATTTAACCGCCCTATACCAAGACCGTGAGGATTTCTTGCGTGCAATCGAGAAGGCTCGAGAAGACATTAATCAATTTAGCCGTGATTACAAGGGCAATCTTCATACTTTTGAGGATTTTGAGAAGGCCTTTGCGGAATTGGAGCAAATTTACATTCAGATGAGCCATATTGGTAACTATGGCTTTATGCCTCAGACGACAGACTATAGCAATGAAGAATTTGCGAATATCGCCCAAGCTGGGATGGAATTCGAAACAGATGCCAGTGTAGCCTTGACCTTCTTTGACGATGCCTTGGTGGAAGCTGATGAGGAAGTATTGGACTGTTTGGGTAAATTGCCACATTTAACAGCTGCCATTCGTCAGGCAAAAATTAAAAAAGCCCACTATCTAGGGGCTGATGTGGAGAAGGCCTTGACCAATCTCGGTGAAGTTTTCTACAGTCCGCAGGATATCTATACGAAAATGCGAGCTGGAGACTTTGAAATGGCTGACTTTGAAGCTCATGGCAAGACCTACAAAAACAGTTTTGTGACCTATGAAAATTTCTACCAAAATCATGAGGACGCTGAGGTTCGTGAGAAATCTTTCCGTTCTTTCTCAGAAGGACTTCGTAAGCACCAAAATACGGCTGCAGCAGCCTATCTAGCCCAAGTCAAGTCTGAAAAACTATTGGCAGATATGAAGGGCTACGACTCAGTCTTTGATTATCTTCTGGCTGAACAAGAAGTGGACCGTGCTATGTTTGATCGTCAGATTGACCTTATCATGAAGGATTTTGCGCCCGTTGCTCAGAGATACCTCAAGCATGTTGCCAAGGTAAATGGTCTTGAAAAGATGACCTTTGCAGACTGGAAATTGGACTTGGACAGTGCCCTGAATCCTGAAGTGACTATTGACGATGCCTATGATTTGGTCATGAAGTCAGTAGAACCTTTGGGGAAAGAATATTGTCAGGAAGTTGCTCGCTATCAAGAAGAGCGCTGGGTGGACTTTGCTGCTAATAGTGGCAAGGATTCTGGTGGCTATGCAGCTGATCCATACCGTGTGCATCCCTATGTCCTCATGAGCTGGACAGGTCGTTTGAGCGATGTCTATACCTTGATTCATGAAATCGGGCATTCTGGTCAATTTATCTTTTCTGACAATCATCAGAGTTACTTTAATGCCCACATGTCTACTTATTATGTCGAAGCGCCTTCGACCTTCAATGAATTACTTCTCAGCGATTACTTGGAACAGCAGTCTGATGATCCACGTCAGAAACGTTTCGCCCTTGCTCACCGTTTGACAGACACCTACTTCCATAACTATATTACCCACCTCTTGGAAGCAGCCTTCCAGCGTAAGGTGTATACATTGATTGAAGAAGGGAAGACCTTTGGAGCAAGCAAGCTCAACAGCATTATGAAGGAAGTCTTGACGGATTTCTGGGGGGATGCCATTGAAATTGATGATGATGCAGCACTGACTTGGATGCGCCAAGCTCACTACTACATGGGCTTGTATAGTTACACTTACTCTGCAGGACTAGTCATCTCGACTGCGGGTTACCTTCATCTGAAACATTCAGAAACTGGAGCTGAAGATTGGCTCAATCTCCTCAAATCAGGTGGTAGCAAGACACCACTTGAGTCAGTCATGATTATCGGTGCTGATATTTCAACAGACAAACCACTCCGTGATACCATCCAATTCTTGTCTGACACAGTTGATCAGATCATCGCCTATAGTGTTGAGTTGGGAGAGTAG
- a CDS encoding deoxyribonuclease, producing the protein MNRIKKWLEQDSQRMRFIKIGLVLLGIVLLIALPTLYLVLSAVGIWYFVKKVPDIRKRNLMIGLFVVSFVVVSLQTPTVTKKISSSQSETKQTAASTTKVESKTDASSSTEETKRVEEEKKAKEKAEEDRIAKEKVANELQEKGEILVKQLEESQDASQVKSAKETVNQIENNDKKAELLGRIDAVESFISQKEEEKRIAREAETKAQQQDRIVYVAKNGQAKVYWYNKDRMPSKTDKANVVEMTEADAIAAGKTPSKKE; encoded by the coding sequence ATGAACAGAATTAAAAAATGGCTGGAGCAGGATTCACAAAGAATGCGTTTTATTAAAATAGGCCTAGTCTTGTTGGGAATCGTTTTATTAATTGCTCTTCCAACTCTCTATCTTGTTTTGAGCGCAGTTGGTATTTGGTATTTTGTAAAGAAAGTACCAGATATTCGAAAAAGAAATTTAATGATAGGACTTTTTGTTGTTAGTTTTGTTGTAGTTTCTCTTCAAACTCCAACAGTCACAAAGAAAATTTCATCTTCTCAATCAGAAACTAAGCAAACTGCGGCATCCACTACTAAAGTAGAGTCAAAAACCGATGCTTCATCTAGTACAGAAGAAACAAAACGAGTTGAAGAAGAGAAAAAAGCTAAAGAAAAAGCAGAAGAAGATAGAATTGCCAAAGAAAAAGTTGCAAATGAGTTGCAAGAAAAAGGTGAGATCTTAGTCAAACAATTGGAAGAAAGTCAAGATGCAAGTCAAGTGAAGTCTGCTAAAGAAACAGTTAATCAAATTGAAAATAATGATAAAAAGGCAGAATTACTTGGTAGGATAGATGCAGTTGAGTCTTTCATTTCTCAAAAAGAAGAAGAGAAAAGAATTGCACGTGAAGCTGAAACTAAAGCCCAACAGCAAGACAGAATTGTTTACGTCGCTAAGAATGGGCAAGCGAAAGTATATTGGTATAACAAGGATAGAATGCCTTCAAAAACTGATAAAGCCAACGTTGTCGAGATGACAGAGGCTGATGCAATTGCTGCGGGAAAAACTCCATCTAAAAAAGAATAA
- a CDS encoding DUF2785 domain-containing protein, whose amino-acid sequence MYQKLLRKIAEEKPNYHEEEIQWLLDHLGDPSPEIRDDLVFTSFARGIQEELFTQEQLNFIAEGISSDGGLDKEIDKVGLPTLERSFRALIYANLLSADANQQSIFYQELNAEIRNVLLSQGLYYLSKEKDTTGFSSQYGWVHAFAHGADLLTEVVCHPNFPKNRVHEVFDILGQLFKRISVRFTDDEDWRLARVVYEPILQGKLEQEQVASWIKAVDFPIEVTEDFYKFSNFRSCLLEVYVQLDQRNSLQDDLKEAIQSFQY is encoded by the coding sequence ATGTATCAAAAGTTACTTAGAAAAATAGCAGAAGAAAAACCAAATTATCATGAGGAAGAAATTCAGTGGTTGCTTGACCATTTGGGAGATCCTTCTCCAGAAATTCGCGATGACCTTGTTTTTACAAGCTTTGCTAGAGGGATTCAGGAAGAGCTATTTACACAGGAGCAATTAAATTTCATTGCTGAAGGGATTTCATCTGATGGAGGGTTAGATAAAGAGATTGATAAGGTAGGCCTGCCAACCCTTGAACGTTCTTTTAGGGCGCTTATTTATGCCAATCTCTTGTCTGCAGATGCCAACCAGCAATCGATTTTTTATCAGGAATTAAATGCAGAAATTCGTAATGTCCTTTTAAGTCAAGGTTTGTATTATCTTTCAAAAGAAAAGGATACAACAGGTTTTTCAAGTCAGTATGGTTGGGTTCATGCTTTTGCACATGGAGCCGATTTACTGACAGAGGTGGTCTGTCATCCAAACTTTCCTAAAAACAGAGTTCATGAAGTATTTGATATACTTGGCCAACTATTTAAAAGAATTTCGGTTCGCTTTACAGATGATGAGGATTGGCGTTTAGCAAGAGTGGTCTATGAACCTATTTTACAAGGGAAGTTGGAGCAAGAGCAAGTAGCTTCTTGGATAAAAGCTGTTGACTTTCCGATAGAAGTGACGGAAGATTTTTATAAATTTTCCAATTTTAGATCCTGTCTGTTGGAAGTCTATGTTCAACTTGACCAGAGAAATAGTTTACAAGATGACTTGAAAGAAGCTATCCAGTCTTTTCAATACTAG
- a CDS encoding (S)-acetoin forming diacetyl reductase, translated as MSKVAIVTGAGQGIGFAIAKRLVQDGFKVGILDYNAETAEKAVAELSADKAFAVVADVSKQAEVAAAFQKVVDHFGDLNVVVNNAGVAPTTPLDTITEEQFARTFAINVGGVIWGAQAAQAQFKALGHGGKIINATSQAGVVGNPNLTVYGGTKFAVRGITQTLARDLAESGITVNAYAPGIVKTPMMYDIAHEVGKNAGKDDEWGMQTFAKDITLKRLSEPEDVAAAVSFLAGPDSNYITGQTIIVDGGMQFH; from the coding sequence ATGTCTAAAGTTGCTATTGTCACAGGTGCAGGTCAAGGGATCGGTTTTGCAATCGCAAAACGCTTGGTTCAAGATGGTTTTAAGGTTGGAATTTTGGACTACAATGCTGAAACAGCTGAGAAAGCAGTTGCTGAATTGTCAGCAGATAAAGCTTTTGCTGTTGTAGCTGATGTGTCTAAACAAGCAGAAGTTGCTGCAGCTTTCCAAAAAGTTGTTGATCATTTCGGAGATTTGAACGTTGTGGTAAACAACGCTGGTGTCGCTCCTACTACACCTCTGGATACAATTACAGAGGAACAATTCGCTCGCACATTTGCTATTAACGTCGGTGGTGTGATTTGGGGAGCACAAGCTGCTCAAGCGCAATTTAAAGCACTTGGTCACGGTGGTAAAATTATCAACGCAACCTCTCAAGCAGGTGTTGTCGGAAATCCAAACTTGACTGTATACGGCGGTACAAAATTCGCTGTTCGAGGAATTACGCAAACATTGGCGCGTGATTTAGCAGAGTCAGGTATTACTGTCAACGCCTATGCTCCAGGTATCGTTAAAACACCAATGATGTATGATATCGCCCATGAAGTTGGAAAAAATGCTGGAAAAGACGACGAGTGGGGTATGCAAACATTCGCAAAAGATATTACTTTGAAACGTTTATCTGAACCAGAAGATGTTGCTGCAGCGGTTAGCTTCCTTGCTGGACCAGATTCAAACTACATTACAGGTCAAACCATTATCGTTGATGGTGGTATGCAATTCCATTAA
- a CDS encoding MIP/aquaporin family protein yields the protein MKKFVAELIGTFMLVFIGTGAVVFGNGVEGLGNLGIALAFGLAIVVAAYSIGTVSGAHLNPAVSIAMFVNKRLSSSELVNYILGQVVGAFLALASVFFLLANSGMATASLVENALANGVTVSGGFLFETIATFLFVLVIMTVTSASKGNGAIASLVIGLSLMAMILAGLNITGLSVNPARSLAPAVLVGGAALQQVWIFILAPIVGGVLAALVTKNFLGTEE from the coding sequence ATGAAAAAATTTGTTGCTGAATTAATCGGTACTTTTATGCTTGTGTTCATCGGAACAGGTGCTGTTGTTTTTGGAAATGGTGTTGAAGGACTTGGAAACCTTGGGATTGCTCTTGCCTTTGGTTTAGCCATCGTGGTTGCTGCCTACTCAATCGGAACTGTTTCAGGTGCTCACTTGAACCCAGCTGTTTCGATCGCTATGTTTGTAAACAAACGTTTGTCATCTTCAGAACTTGTAAACTACATCCTTGGACAAGTAGTTGGAGCTTTCTTAGCATTAGCTTCTGTATTCTTTCTCTTGGCTAACTCAGGTATGGCAACTGCTAGTCTTGTTGAAAATGCCTTGGCAAACGGTGTCACTGTATCTGGTGGTTTCTTGTTTGAAACAATCGCAACATTCTTGTTTGTCTTGGTTATCATGACTGTAACTTCAGCAAGCAAGGGCAATGGCGCAATTGCTAGCTTGGTAATCGGTTTGTCATTGATGGCGATGATTCTAGCTGGCTTGAACATCACTGGACTTTCAGTAAATCCAGCTCGTAGCTTGGCTCCTGCTGTATTGGTAGGTGGCGCAGCTCTTCAACAAGTTTGGATTTTCATCCTTGCACCAATCGTTGGTGGAGTTCTTGCAGCTCTAGTTACCAAAAACTTCCTTGGAACAGAAGAATAA
- the queF gene encoding preQ(1) synthase — MSQQEEMKNLSLLGNKETNYIFDYQPEVLESFDNRHVENDYFIKFNCPEFTSLCPITAQPDFATIYISYIPDKLCVESKSLKLYLFSYRNHGDFHENCINTIGKDLVNLLDPRYLEVWGKFTPRGGISIDPYYNYGKPGTKYEGLAEQRLFQHDLYPEKIDNR, encoded by the coding sequence ATGTCACAACAAGAAGAAATGAAAAACCTCAGCCTGCTAGGCAACAAAGAAACCAACTACATTTTTGACTATCAACCAGAAGTCCTCGAATCCTTTGACAATCGTCATGTGGAAAATGACTATTTTATCAAATTTAACTGTCCTGAATTTACCTCGCTTTGCCCAATCACTGCTCAGCCAGACTTTGCGACCATTTATATTTCCTACATTCCTGACAAGCTCTGTGTCGAGTCAAAATCCCTCAAACTCTACCTCTTTAGCTACCGAAACCACGGAGATTTCCACGAAAACTGTATCAACACCATCGGGAAAGACTTGGTCAACTTGCTAGACCCTCGCTATTTAGAAGTCTGGGGAAAATTTACACCTCGCGGTGGCATTTCAATCGACCCTTACTACAACTACGGTAAGCCAGGAACTAAGTATGAAGGCTTGGCAGAACAACGCCTCTTCCAACATGACCTCTATCCAGAGAAAATTGACAACCGTTAA